The following DNA comes from Rhodopseudomonas boonkerdii.
TCGGCTCATTTGTCCCGGATGCGGTGCGGCATTCTTCATGCCGCTCCGCAGAGCCGGGACCGTATCAGACGCCGGAATTTGCAACGGCCCCGGTTCGGCGAAACGATACTGCGTATCGCATCGCGCCCAGGGCACGGAGTGAGTGCGGCTCAGAAATCGAGATCCACATAGGTCCGCGAAGCCGGCACGCCCGCCAGCCACTCGCTCAGCAGCGGTCGGAACGACGGACGCGATTTGATCCGTGCGTACCAAGCCTTCGCTGCGTCGTCCTCGCTCCATGGCACATCGCCCAGATAATCGATCGCCGACAGATGCGCTGCCGCGACCAGATCCGCATAGGTTAGCCGGTCGCCAGCCAGGAAGTTTCGCGTCCGCGCCAGCCAGCCGATATATGCCAGATGATAGCGCACATTGGCGTTGGCTGCGCGAATCACATCCATTGACGGTGCGCCGCCGCCGATATCTTCACTCATGAAGCGCTTGTAGATGCGTTCTGTGACGAGTGGGCCGGACGCTTCCTCGAAGAACTTCTCGTTGAACCAGGCCATCAGGCGTCGCACTTCGATACGTTCCGCCATGGAGGTCGGCAGCAACCGGCGATCTTTCGCCGCAAGCCCATGCACTTCGTCAATATATTCGGCGATGATACCGGCGCCGGGAACAGGCGGCATATCGTCGGAAACGAGAACGGGTGTGGTTCCAGCCGGATTGAGCTTCAGAAAATCCTCACGCCGATCCCACGGCCGCTCGTCCATCAGTGTCAAGTCCAGGCCATATTCGCCAAGAACAAGGCGAATGAAGCGCGAATGCGGACAGAAGGCGTGATGATAGAGCGTGTACATGCGGGCCTTGGTTAAGGAAGCGGCGTTAACAAAGCGTCTCGGTGGCAGCGGTATAAACGCTGTGCAGAGCGGGCCAAACTAACGAAGCGCGGATGAGAGGCAAGGCGCGATTGCACGCTTTTTGCGATTGCAGCATTGCAGCGAATAGGCGAGAAGAGCGCGGCTTTTTGAGGCCGCCAGTGAGGACGACAAGCAGATGATGTCTGATACGTTAAGGGCGGTAATTCTCGGTGTTGTCGAGGGCGCCACCGAGTTCCTGCCGGTCTCTTCCACGGGCCATCTCCTTCTCGTCGAGCGGATTCTCGGTATCGATGAAATCGGTCTCTGGAAGAGCTTCGCAATCCTCATTCAGCTTGGCGC
Coding sequences within:
- a CDS encoding glutathione S-transferase family protein, which encodes MYTLYHHAFCPHSRFIRLVLGEYGLDLTLMDERPWDRREDFLKLNPAGTTPVLVSDDMPPVPGAGIIAEYIDEVHGLAAKDRRLLPTSMAERIEVRRLMAWFNEKFFEEASGPLVTERIYKRFMSEDIGGGAPSMDVIRAANANVRYHLAYIGWLARTRNFLAGDRLTYADLVAAAHLSAIDYLGDVPWSEDDAAKAWYARIKSRPSFRPLLSEWLAGVPASRTYVDLDF